A section of the Miscanthus floridulus cultivar M001 unplaced genomic scaffold, ASM1932011v1 fs_675_4_5, whole genome shotgun sequence genome encodes:
- the LOC136532646 gene encoding probable CoA ligase CCL9: MDALIAYTQEEFEFYLSDLEARLLLTNAEGNAAAKAAAAKLGLVHAAATLHDAAGPVHLASLPALANENGTKTNGSQHGGDNDPSDVALFLPTSGTTSRPKGDPLTQRNLAASVRNIRSVYRLTESDATVVVLPLFHVHGLLCALLSSLASGASVSLPAAGRFSASTFWANMRASGATWYTAVPTIHQIILDRHTLRPEEYPALRFVRSCSASLAPAILERLEAAFGAPVLEAYAMTEASHLMTSNPLPEDGARKPGSVGRAVGQELAVLDEEGARVAAGCPGEVCVRGDNVTAGYKGNPEANEAAFRFGWFHTGDIGVVDEEGYVRLVGRIKELINRGGEKISPIEVDAVLLGAPGVAQAVSFGVPDDKYGEEINCAVIPRDGSALREDEMLAYCRRNLASFKVPKKVFITDDLPKTATGKIQRRIVAQHFVQPASA; the protein is encoded by the exons ATGGATGCATTGATCG CCTACACGCAGGAAGAGTTCGAGTTCTACCTCTCCGACTTGGAGGCGCGCCTCCTCCTCACTAACGCCGAGGGCAACGCGGCGGCGAAGGCGGCGGCCGCCAAGCTCGGGCTcgtccacgccgccgccaccctccACGACGCGGCCGGGCCGGTCCACCTCGCCAGCCTCCCGGCCCTGGCGAACGAGAACGGAACCAAGACCAACGGGTCGCAACACGGCGGCGACAACGACCCGTCGGACGTGGCGCTGTTCCTGCCCACCTCCGGCACGACGAGCCGTCCCAAGGGCGACCCGCTGACGCAGCGCAACCTGGCGGCGTCGGTGCGGAACATCCGGTCGGTGTACCGCCTCACCGAGTCCGACGCCACGGTGGTGGTGCTGCCGCTGTTccacgtgcacgggctcctgTGCGCGCTGCTGAGCTCGCTGGCGTCGGGCGCGTCCGTATCCCTCCCGGCGGCGGGGCGGTTCTCGGCGTCCACGTTCTGGGCCAACATGCGCGCGTCGGGCGCCACGTGGTACACGGCGGTGCCGACGATCCACCAGATCATCCTGGACCGCCACACGTTGCGGCCGGAGGAGTACCCGGCACTGCGGTTCGTCCGCAGCTGCAGCGCGTCGCTGGCGCCGGCGATCCTGGAGCGGCTGGAGGCGGCGTTCGGCGCGCCGGTGCTGGAGGCGTACGCGATGACGGAGGCGTCGCACCTGATGACGTCCAACCCGCTGCCGGAGGACGGGGCCCGGAAGCCCGGGTCCGTGGGGCGCGCCGTCGGGCAGGAGCTGGCGGTGCTGGACGAGGAAGGGGCTCGCGTGGCGGCGGGGTGCCCCGGCGAGGTGTGCGTCCGCGGGGACAACGTGACGGCCGGGTACAAGGGGAACCCGGAGGCGAACGAGGCAGCGTTCCGGTTCGGGTGGTTCCACACGGGGGACATCGGCGTGGTGGACGAGGAGGGCTACGTCCGGCTGGTGGGGCGGATCAAGGAGCTCATCAACCGCGGCGGGGAGAAGATCTCGCCCATCGAGGTGGACGCCGTGCTGCTGGGCGCCCCCGGCGTGGCGCAGGCCGTGTCGTTCGGGGTGCCCGACGACAAGTACGGGGAGGAGATCAACTGCGCGGTGATCCCGCGGGACGGGTCGGCGCTGCGGGAGGACGAGATGCTGGCGTACTGCCGGAGGAACCTGGCGTCGTTCAAGGTGCCCAAGAAGGTATTCATCACCGACGACCTCCCCAAGACGGCCACCGGCAAGATCCAGCGCCGCATCGTGGCGCAGCACTTCGTGCAGCCGGCCAGTGcctga